ACCGGATTGACCTCACCCTGCCGGTCACCGCCTCGATACAGGGATACCGATCCCCCCTGCGTCTCCGCCCAGTGTTGCAATTCAGAAACATCGACACCTGACGCCTGGTCGGTACGCAACCAGCGTTGCGCACCGCCCCAGTCGATCAATTGTGAGTCCTTATCCAGTAAAGGCGCAGCAGAATTGATCGAGAAACGCCACAGGGGCTTATCCCCTGCGAAAAAAGTATGTTGCTGCTCACGCAGTTCCTGCCAAAAACTCTCGCTCTCCTGCCACAGTTTGACCGACCATTGCTGCATCCACTGAGTCAATGTCCCATCAACGGCGCTTTCGGCACCTTCCAACCTCAGGTACAACATGCCACCGACCCAACAAGCCGCTGTCAGGGGTTTGGGGGTTGCTGCAAGGCGGTTCATCAGAGTGATCGCTTCATGCGCAGTACAAGGCAAGCGCAACGTACGCGTACAAGCCGGCTTGGGTAGCACTTTCAAACTGATGTCGGTCATAACGCCAAGGGTTCCCATGGCGCCTGCCTGGAAGCGTGAAAGATCATAACCGGCGACGTTTTTCATCACCTGCCCGCCAAAACGCAGCACCTCGGCTTCACCATTGATCAGCCTGACTCCGAGCACCATATCACGCACCGAACCCAACCAGGGACGGCCA
This is a stretch of genomic DNA from Aestuariirhabdus haliotis. It encodes these proteins:
- the glcE gene encoding glycolate oxidase subunit GlcE produces the protein MADQLALLVDQVRQAHDRRKPLAIVGNGSKSFMGRAQEGEPLSVAGHTGIVDYQPVELVLTARAGTRIAELNAALDEQGQRLSFEPPLFGGEATIGGTLATNQSGPGRPWLGSVRDMVLGVRLINGEAEVLRFGGQVMKNVAGYDLSRFQAGAMGTLGVMTDISLKVLPKPACTRTLRLPCTAHEAITLMNRLAATPKPLTAACWVGGMLYLRLEGAESAVDGTLTQWMQQWSVKLWQESESFWQELREQQHTFFAGDKPLWRFSINSAAPLLDKDSQLIDWGGAQRWLRTDQASGVDVSELQHWAETQGGSVSLYRGGDRQGEVNPVLAEPVRRLHRRIKNAVDPQGLFNPGRLYSWL